In Anaerolineales bacterium, one DNA window encodes the following:
- a CDS encoding DUF4160 domain-containing protein, whose protein sequence is MPVVLRVHGFKFFFYQADVANEPPHVHVTKEGKEAKFWLTPVRIAREGRFRAGDLRDIERIIEENLDFLLSAWEKEKGRHVNG, encoded by the coding sequence ATGCCCGTTGTCCTTCGCGTACATGGCTTTAAGTTTTTCTTCTACCAGGCGGATGTGGCAAATGAACCGCCCCATGTTCATGTCACAAAGGAAGGAAAAGAGGCCAAATTCTGGCTTACCCCTGTCAGGATTGCGCGTGAAGGCAGATTTCGAGCAGGCGACTTGCGGGATATCGAGCGGATCATCGAGGAGAATCTCGATTTCCTCTTGAGCGCATGGGAAAAGGAGAAAGGCAGGCATGTTAACGGTTAA
- a CDS encoding cupin domain-containing protein, with amino-acid sequence MTVKHTHEVEAKNVAAGKDTTIQVLISSQEGPNFALRKFSMLPGGGMPRHTNEVEHEQYVLRGEAAITIGDETHLVKTGDAVFIPAGAIHSYENTGGEPFEFLCIVPNKEDVIKIVEEGC; translated from the coding sequence ATGACCGTCAAACATACGCACGAAGTCGAAGCCAAAAACGTCGCTGCGGGGAAGGATACGACCATTCAGGTGTTGATCTCTTCCCAGGAGGGACCGAACTTCGCCCTGCGGAAGTTCTCGATGCTGCCCGGCGGCGGGATGCCGCGCCACACCAACGAGGTGGAGCATGAACAGTACGTCCTGCGCGGCGAAGCGGCCATCACCATCGGCGATGAAACGCATCTTGTCAAAACAGGGGATGCAGTCTTCATCCCTGCCGGCGCGATCCATTCGTATGAGAATACGGGCGGGGAGCCGTTCGAGTTCCTGTGCATTGTCCCCAACAAGGAGGATGTGATCAAGATCGTGGAAGAGGGTTGTTAA
- a CDS encoding glycosyltransferase family 39 protein, producing the protein MSRYKVTDVAIYIALIVVFLLPRLPKIDSFVTLDEPAWLSQGANFYYALGQREFENTVYEYQPAVTTMWIIAAAMHLYFPEFRGFGQGYLDYEKGRLDPFMYQHGYDPLVLLTYSRVIQTFVLLVLFLLLYFLFQRILPKLTAAFLVCFASFDPFSLGHSRMMDHEAMVSLFVLVSLISLVVYLSKDRKLVFLLISGTAAGFAQLTKSSSIAMLAPVGILLLLQIVYERRQGFIKAFLGNSKILIIWFAILVLMYFVFWPGMWVAPGKMLFEVYGNAFSYAFQGARLKVTQELDISTFSINNNLSEVLWIVKVLISRITTLAWLGVLFGFAIPFTRDPELVRSYRRLFTLLLVTALAFIFMIGIAQGRNSPHYVLSSYLALNLLAGLGWINLIQWLGRRFSWAYLQYAGLSIVLILQVWSAFSFFPYYYTYRNPITQSLGWNRDFPQFPYGEGLELAARYLAEMPDAQKETAFSYYHRGCFSYFYPGTTTAFRPYYTDGYHNEDLMHHIRTADYIVIYYANQGGLEKYREYLEILARVEPLHVIWLDGYEYVRIYKVDSLPVEILDALANL; encoded by the coding sequence ATGTCTCGTTATAAAGTAACGGATGTTGCAATCTACATTGCGCTGATCGTTGTATTCCTGCTGCCGCGCCTCCCAAAGATCGACTCATTTGTCACACTCGATGAGCCGGCCTGGTTGAGTCAGGGGGCGAATTTTTATTATGCGCTTGGGCAGAGGGAATTTGAAAACACGGTCTACGAATACCAGCCGGCTGTCACCACCATGTGGATCATCGCTGCGGCCATGCACCTGTATTTCCCGGAATTCCGCGGTTTTGGACAGGGCTATCTTGATTATGAAAAAGGGCGGCTTGATCCCTTCATGTATCAGCATGGTTACGATCCGTTGGTATTGTTAACGTATTCGAGGGTAATTCAGACCTTTGTTTTACTCGTTCTATTTCTTTTACTCTATTTCCTGTTTCAGCGCATCCTCCCCAAATTAACCGCCGCATTTTTGGTGTGCTTTGCATCGTTCGATCCATTTTCTTTGGGTCATTCCCGCATGATGGATCATGAAGCGATGGTTTCGCTTTTTGTTTTGGTTTCACTGATATCCCTTGTCGTTTATCTTTCAAAAGACCGCAAGCTGGTCTTTCTTCTGATTTCTGGAACTGCGGCAGGGTTTGCCCAACTGACAAAATCCTCCTCCATTGCCATGCTTGCGCCCGTCGGTATTTTATTGTTGCTGCAAATAGTGTATGAGCGCCGGCAAGGTTTTATAAAGGCATTCCTGGGCAATTCAAAAATCCTTATCATCTGGTTTGCGATTCTGGTCCTCATGTATTTTGTCTTCTGGCCCGGTATGTGGGTTGCACCTGGAAAAATGCTCTTTGAAGTGTACGGCAATGCTTTCAGTTATGCCTTCCAGGGTGCAAGATTAAAAGTGACCCAGGAATTGGATATTTCCACTTTCAGCATCAATAATAATTTGTCTGAGGTTTTGTGGATAGTCAAAGTTTTGATTTCTAGAATCACTACCCTGGCCTGGCTTGGCGTCCTGTTTGGGTTTGCCATTCCGTTCACGCGGGATCCTGAGCTGGTTCGCTCATACCGGCGGTTGTTCACGCTGTTGCTGGTCACTGCTCTTGCTTTCATCTTCATGATCGGCATCGCGCAGGGGCGTAACTCGCCCCATTACGTCCTTTCCAGTTACCTTGCATTGAATCTGCTGGCAGGTTTAGGCTGGATCAATCTCATTCAATGGTTGGGGCGCAGGTTTTCGTGGGCGTATTTGCAATACGCAGGGCTTTCCATTGTGTTAATTTTACAAGTGTGGAGCGCTTTTTCGTTCTTTCCATACTATTACACTTATCGCAATCCAATCACGCAGTCATTGGGCTGGAACAGGGATTTTCCTCAATTTCCATATGGTGAAGGGCTGGAACTTGCCGCCCGATATCTTGCAGAAATGCCGGATGCTCAAAAAGAAACCGCATTTTCCTATTACCATCGCGGGTGCTTCTCCTATTTTTATCCCGGCACAACAACTGCCTTTCGGCCGTATTACACGGATGGGTACCACAATGAAGACCTGATGCATCACATCCGGACTGCAGATTATATTGTCATATATTATGCAAATCAGGGGGGCTTGGAAAAATACCGGGAATATCTTGAGATTCTTGCCAGAGTGGAGCCTCTCCATGTGATATGGCTGGACGGCTATGAATATGTCCGAATATACAAGGTCGACTCCCTTCCCGTCGAAATCCTTGATGCGCTTGCAAACCTATGA
- a CDS encoding glycosyltransferase family 39 protein yields MNKKWEFILIILVLLMLIVPSHVIGIDRVVTIDEPWWVISGSNFYYALTHRDFANTIYDYHPAVTTTWIVAAGMLSYFPEYRGFGQGYFDVRKPNFEEFMRENGKDAIDLVRHSRLIQSMLLIAVAVLGFFLLQLLVDQTAALAAIALAMSGPFFLGHSRLINHEGMLAMFVLISLLGMQVYLNKDRKFIYLLISGAAFGLAQLTKSSSIILVGLLGLILFVGFFKKNGQLFVSKLADAGKVLAVWLVAAVLVYVILWPGMWVAPGKMFYEVYGNAFSYAFQGARLDVTQELQPASFSLITGFGEIFKFLRSWTNSSTPVTWLGLILALFALVSKDKEGVPAPLKSTLVYLAVTSGLFILMFGVAQGRDSQHYILSSYVCFDVMAGIGWGYLWMWMQRRWAGLKTVYASILFIVVLIGTQISFGLPYAPYYFTYKNPFSGRAATLGYGEGLAEAADYLAGKPDAEQMRAYVYNGMGTFSFFFPGETIVLKRIHLIEDDFATIEKEMRKSNYLVLYPVMRGGQPEMEKILGPLQGIVPEKIIFINGIEYIYIYRTTDIPEAVYEALQKQGQ; encoded by the coding sequence ATGAATAAAAAATGGGAGTTTATACTTATAATCCTTGTTCTGCTCATGCTGATTGTTCCCTCTCATGTCATTGGCATTGACAGGGTGGTGACTATTGATGAGCCGTGGTGGGTGATTTCGGGATCCAACTTCTATTACGCGCTCACGCATAGGGATTTTGCGAACACGATTTACGATTATCACCCGGCTGTAACCACTACATGGATCGTGGCGGCGGGGATGCTTAGTTATTTCCCTGAATATCGCGGGTTTGGACAGGGGTACTTTGACGTCCGCAAGCCAAATTTTGAAGAATTCATGCGCGAGAACGGAAAAGATGCCATTGACCTTGTCCGCCACAGCAGGTTGATCCAATCCATGTTGTTGATTGCAGTTGCGGTTTTGGGGTTTTTCCTTCTGCAATTACTTGTTGACCAAACGGCAGCCCTTGCGGCTATTGCGCTTGCGATGAGCGGACCGTTTTTCCTTGGGCATTCACGTTTGATTAACCATGAAGGCATGCTTGCCATGTTCGTTTTGATTTCGTTATTGGGGATGCAGGTGTATCTGAACAAGGACCGTAAATTCATTTACCTGCTCATTTCAGGCGCGGCGTTTGGCCTTGCGCAATTGACAAAATCATCGTCAATAATCCTTGTTGGATTATTGGGTTTGATCCTGTTTGTCGGATTTTTTAAAAAAAATGGCCAATTGTTTGTCTCGAAGCTTGCGGATGCAGGGAAGGTCCTAGCCGTCTGGCTAGTGGCGGCTGTGCTTGTCTATGTGATTTTATGGCCTGGCATGTGGGTGGCGCCGGGAAAAATGTTTTATGAAGTCTATGGCAATGCGTTTAGCTACGCCTTTCAGGGTGCGCGTCTGGATGTGACCCAGGAATTACAGCCCGCCAGTTTCAGCCTTATAACCGGTTTTGGTGAAATCTTTAAATTTTTGCGAAGTTGGACGAATTCTTCCACACCTGTTACCTGGCTTGGATTGATTTTGGCCCTGTTTGCGCTGGTCTCGAAAGATAAGGAAGGAGTGCCTGCACCGCTGAAATCCACGCTTGTATACCTGGCTGTAACCAGCGGGCTCTTCATCCTCATGTTCGGCGTGGCACAGGGACGCGATTCCCAGCACTATATTCTCAGCAGTTACGTCTGTTTTGATGTAATGGCGGGCATCGGGTGGGGGTATTTGTGGATGTGGATGCAACGCCGCTGGGCAGGGTTGAAAACCGTTTACGCCTCGATTTTGTTTATTGTCGTTTTGATCGGGACACAGATTTCATTTGGGCTTCCCTATGCGCCTTATTATTTCACATATAAAAATCCATTTTCTGGCAGGGCGGCTACTCTTGGATATGGTGAAGGGCTGGCGGAAGCGGCGGATTATCTGGCGGGCAAGCCGGATGCTGAGCAGATGCGGGCATATGTGTACAACGGCATGGGCACGTTTTCATTCTTCTTCCCCGGAGAGACCATCGTCTTAAAGAGAATACACCTGATCGAGGATGACTTTGCTACAATTGAAAAGGAAATGCGGAAATCCAACTATTTGGTCCTTTATCCGGTGATGCGGGGAGGACAACCGGAGATGGAAAAGATCCTAGGTCCCTTGCAGGGGATTGTCCCTGAAAAAATAATTTTCATTAATGGCATTGAATACATTTACATCTATCGGACCACGGATATTCCCGAAGCAGTGTATGAAGCCCTGCAAAAACAAGGGCAATAA